CAGGGCAACGAGTCCGGCGAGCACCTGATCGTGCTGTCCTGACCGGTCAGCATAGTCTTGCACCAGCGGCGTGTCGATGAAACCCGGATGCACCGAGTTCACCCGGATTCCCAGTTTCGCTACCTGGAGGGCAGTCGCTTTGGTCAGCAGCCGTACCGCCCCCTTGCTGGCATGGTAGGCCGCCGCGTCCGCCGACCCGACCAGGCCGTAAATACTGGAGATGTTCACGATCGCGCCGCCGCCGGTCGCCTTCATGAGGCGCAGGGCCTCGCGCGTACACAGGAAGACCCCGTCGAGGTTCACGGCCAGCAGCGCACGCCAGTCGGCTAGGGCGATGTTCTCGATAGGGCCGCTCGGCCCACTTGTACCCGCGTTGTTCACCAGTACGTCGATGCGCCCGTGGTGGGTCTCAATCTGCGCGAAGACGTCGCGCACGGCGGCCTCGTCCGCAACGTCGCAGGCGTAGGCTTGCGCAAATCCGCCCGCTCCGATGAGCTGATCAGCGGCCGCCTGCGCTTCCTCGTATTTGAGGTCCAGGATCATGACGGCTCCGCCCTCGGCCGCCATCCGGCGCGCGGTGGCCTCACCGATGCCCTTTGCACCGCCAGTCACGACACAGACCTTGTCCTTGAAACGGGTCATACGCGTCCTCCTGCTCCGTCTGGAGCTGTTGAAACTGCGGGATGTGATTTCAACCGTCAATGCCCCAATTTACTCAGGGTGTCCGTGATGACCACCACTTCCGGCAGGGTGGTGTGTTCCGAAACGGTGATGGTGCAGCCGTGCGTGCATGGCGTCTTTCACGAGCATGGTGGCCCTCCGTGCTGCCAGCCTGTGCCCGCGCCATTACTGCCGCGTTACGGGTCAGGACAGACGGTCATCGGCGTCATTTCCAGAGCACCACCGGCGGTGCCTCGACCAGCGTTTTGAGCAGATCCTTGACAGTCACGACCCCGACCAGCCGGTCCTGAGCGTCGATCACCGGTAAGCCGCGCACGTCATGTTGCAGCATCAGGAAAGCGGCCCGCTCAATGGGCATGTCGGGCCGGATCTGCTCGGTGGTGGGCACTGCGTACTCGCTGACCTGAGCATCGGGAGGTGCCGTGCCCAGGCGCAGATCGGAGGCCAGTAATAATCCCAGCAGCCGCTGACCGTCCACGACCGGCAAGCAGCGCAGGCCACTGGACTCCATCAGAAGCAGCGCCGGGCCAAGCGGCGTCTGCGCTTCTACCGAAATGATGGCGGTACTCATCTGTTCACGAACGCGCATGAGGAACTCCTTCCGGGTGGCGTCCGAACCCATTCAAGCTGAGAGGACTGTCCAGCGCGACCCATCTGAGAGCAATGTCGGGCGGCGGGCTTACCAAGCCATTACCGCTGCCGGAATGCGCTGGAAATTCCCCTGCATCTCCAGACGCAGAAGGTCCACTCAACAGGCGCAGATTGACCTGCTGCGCGAGGTGGCCGGACGGAACCGCCGCCGGCAAAGTGACGTCAGCAAACGTGGTCATCCTTGATTCAGGATGATTACCGTATGCTTGCCGATGAGGTTGACAGGTTGAGCGAAACAGGCGCACAGTCACTATTCTCAGACTCGGTGCGGCACTGGAGCCGGTCTGGGCATCCAGGCAACCCCCCCACAGAGCTGCCAGCTCCGTGAGCACCACGACGCCGAGGCCGAGCAACAGATGAGGGACTTCCACGACCCAGGGGGCATCACCGTGCAACAGCTGCTGCTGCATGGTCCCGATCGTGAGCAGGGCCAGCAGCGGCAGCCTAGCACCCGCCAAGTGGCCAGGATGTACAACGGCGAACCGAAACCGACCGCCCCGGCCAGCAGAAAACTGGTGCTGGGAAAACCTCCGAAAAAGGCCACCAGGAACGAGAAGGCGGCGGCATTGGGCATCGCCACATGCTGAATGAACCAGGCGTAGCCGACGTGCACGTCTGGGTGGGGGAGATCCCGCCATTCTTGGCCAGGGCTTTTCAGGAAGCCCGTGACGGCCATGCCCGCTTTGTCGACCACCCAGATGCACGTCGGATTGTTGACCTTCCCCCAACCTACGATCAACCACTCGTGGCCCACATACAGGCGCAGCGGCGGCAGGTCGGTTGAGATCATGCAGCAGATCCCAGATCGCCTCGTTGGCTTCGGGAACACTGAAAAAGGCGCGGTTGCGTAAGGGAGCTAGAATGCGCCGTTCAACGATCTGGACATGAACTTCCACCAGGGCTTTATCTCTGGGTTTGCGGACGCGGGTGGGAATGACGGCAACATCGTAATGCTGAGCGAATTCCTGATAACTGCGGTTGAGTTCCGGTTCGTAGCGGCTGGCGTGCGTAACGCCAGCCTTGAGATTGTCCGGCACGATCACCTCAGGAACACCGCCGAAAGATGCCAGCGCCCGGATGTGCGACGAGATCCAGTCGTCACTGTTTTGCGTTCGGGTGACTTCGGCGTAGGTGTAGTTGCTGGCCCCCAAGGTGGCCACGAAAACCTGTGCTGGATGGATAATTCCAGTACCTGGATGGGTAAGCGGGAGTGTGAGACCCGCATAATCGACGAATAGCTTCTCGCCTGCCCGGTGCGTCTGACGCATGGTCAGCCCCTGGGTGCCCTTCCACTTTCGGTAATTGTCGTTGAAGGTCGCGTACTGCCAACCATCGGGATGTTTCTGTCTGTACTCTTCCCAGAGCAGTTGCCGGGTCACACCTTTGCGGCGTAATTCCTGATCGATCTGTAACCAGTCCGGCTCGTGGGCGAGCCGGGTTACGGACTGATCCCGGCGGCAAAACAGGAGATCTTCGAGCTGGACATCGTCCAGCTCTGGGGGGAGAGGCCAAATGACATTCACCTGCTGGGCACGGATCACGTAATCCTGCACGGTACTTCGGGCCAGCCCCACACTTTGCCCGATCAGGCGGTCACTCAGACCCAGTTCCAACGGTTGTGTTGCCTTAATCGGGTCGGGCTAAGCTGACTCGCCATGACCGACCCGAAGCCCTACCGCCACCGTTTCACAATGACCATCATCCAGCACGCCGTCTGGCTCTACCACCGCTTTCCGCTCAGCTACAGAGATGTTCAAGAATTGCTGCACCAGCGTGGCATCCAGGTCAGCCACGAGACAATCCGCGAATGGTGCATTAAGTTTGGTCCCCTCTTCGCTGAACATCTTCGCCACCGGGAACCCCGGCGGGGTTCCCGGTGGTACTTGGACGAGGTCTGTACGAAGGTGGATGGTGTTCGACACTGGCTCTGGAGGGCCGTGGACGAATATGGCTTCGTGCTCGACATTTTGCTCCAGCGACACCGGGACACTGAAGCTGCAAAGACCTTCCTGATAAGGCTATTGGGTGAATATAACGTTCCAGAGGTCATTCATACCGATCAGCTTCAGAGCTACGGAGCTGCGATTCGTCAGGTCCCGAGCCTGGCTGACGTCGACCATCAGGAGGTGATCTCCAAGGCCCGTTGTAACAATATCGTCGAGCAGGAACATCGATCCACACGGCGACAAGAGCGCAATCAGCAGGGGTTCAGACGACGGAAACGCGCTCAAGAGTTCCTGAGTTTGCATGCCCGAATCACCAACCTCCACCATCATTCCCGCACCAGTGTTTGCGCCGTAGTGAGAACAAGTAATCAGAAACGAGCGTTCCAGACATGGTCAACCGTCGCGGCAGGGGTGGCCTGAACCTCAGGCTACCCCTGCCCTTCGTCTGCCGCAGGCCAAGTTAAGGCAACACAACCACGCCAAGTATGTCCAGAAGAGGCAATCCCTACGACAACGCTCGCATGGAAAGTTTCTACAAAACTCTCAAAACAGAGGAGGTCGATCTTCAAGATTATGCTGATCTGGACGATGCACAGCGCCATGTGAACCACTTCATCGGTAAGCTTTACAACCAAGAACGCCTGCATTCCAGTCTCGGCTACGTCCCACCTGCCGAGTTCGCCGCCCGCTATCATCCAGCCTAGAAGTGACTTGCCTGCTGGTCCTGCGCTTTGGGTTCACTCCAAGACGCTCGAAGCGTTGCACGATCTGGTCAAGCTCGGCATGGTGCGCTACATCGGTGCGTCCAATCACTTTGCGTATCAAATTGCACGGGCACAGTACTTGGCCGACTTCAAGGGTTGGACGCGGTTTGTGAGCGTGCAAGACCAGTACAACCTGCTTTACCGGGAAGAAGAGCGGGAGATGTTGCCACTGTGCCGTGAGGAAGGCATTGGATTCCTGCCGTGGAGTCCACTGGCACGGGGCTATCTGGCGGGTAATCGCCGGGGCAGTGAGGGACGAACCACCCGTGGGAGCAGCGACACCATGAGTAAGGCGTTGTTCGGCAGCGAAACCGACGAAGCGGTGATGAGCGCGGTGGAGGTTGTGGCCCAGGCGCACGGTGTGCGGCCCTCACAGGTGGCGTTGGCTTGGACCCTGCATCAAGAAGGAGTGACTGCGCCGATTATCGGGGCCAGCAAGATGAATCACTTGGAAGAAGCGGTGGCAGCCGAAGCGCTTAGTCTCAGCGCTGAGGAACTTCAGGAGTTGGCTGCCCCGTACCGGCCCCGCTCTAGCACCCTCTCGTGAAGAACAGCACCGTTTGATAAGAGTTCTTATCAAAAAATGAATATATAAAAGATGTAAGTCGTTTACTCGCCCAGTTCACGGCGGAGTTTCATCTCGGCCTTCTCGCGTTTGAGTTCCGCGACTTTACGAGCTACCTGCTTGCTGTAGGTATCGTCAGCAAGTAGCATCAAACAGGCTTCAACCAGATCCTGCATCTGAATCTTTTGGCCTGCAACAGCCCGTTGGTATAGAAACTCATCAGCGTAATCGGCTTCACGCGGTTAGGCACAGAGAGGCAAACCGAGACGTCCTGGTCGTT
This portion of the Deinococcus detaillensis genome encodes:
- the istA gene encoding IS21 family transposase, coding for MELGLSDRLIGQSVGLARSTVQDYVIRAQQVNVIWPLPPELDDVQLEDLLFCRRDQSVTRLAHEPDWLQIDQELRRKGVTRQLLWEEYRQKHPDGWQYATFNDNYRKWKGTQGLTMRQTHRAGEKLFVDYAGLTLPLTHPGTGIIHPAQVFVATLGASNYTYAEVTRTQNSDDWISSHIRALASFGGVPEVIVPDNLKAGVTHASRYEPELNRSYQEFAQHYDVAVIPTRVRKPRDKALVEVHVQIVERRILAPLRNRAFFSVPEANEAIWDLLHDLNRPAAAAPVCGPRVVDRRLGEGQQSDVHLGGRQSGHGRHGLPEKPWPRMAGSPPPRRARRLRLVHSACGDAQCRRLLVPGGLFRRFSQHQFSAGRGGRFRFAVVHPGHLAGARLPLLALLTIGTMQQQLLHGDAPWVVEVPHLLLGLGVVVLTELAALWGGCLDAQTGSSAAPSLRIVTVRLFRSTCQPHRQAYGNHPESRMTTFADVTLPAAVPSGHLAQQVNLRLLSGPSASGDAGEFPAHSGSGNGLVSPPPDIALRWVALDSPLSLNGFGRHPEGVPHARS
- a CDS encoding CBS domain-containing protein; the encoded protein is MRVREQMSTAIISVEAQTPLGPALLLMESSGLRCLPVVDGQRLLGLLLASDLRLGTAPPDAQVSEYAVPTTEQIRPDMPIERAAFLMLQHDVRGLPVIDAQDRLVGVVTVKDLLKTLVEAPPVVLWK
- a CDS encoding SDR family NAD(P)-dependent oxidoreductase, producing MTRFKDKVCVVTGGAKGIGEATARRMAAEGGAVMILDLKYEEAQAAADQLIGAGGFAQAYACDVADEAAVRDVFAQIETHHGRIDVLVNNAGTSGPSGPIENIALADWRALLAVNLDGVFLCTREALRLMKATGGGAIVNISSIYGLVGSADAAAYHASKGAVRLLTKATALQVAKLGIRVNSVHPGFIDTPLVQDYADRSGQHDQVLAGLVALHPIGRLGRSEEVAAVIAFLASDDASFMTGSEVVVDGGYTAQ
- a CDS encoding integrase core domain-containing protein, which translates into the protein MSRRGNPYDNARMESFYKTLKTEEVDLQDYADLDDAQRHVNHFIGKLYNQERLHSSLGYVPPAEFAARYHPA
- a CDS encoding aldo/keto reductase, encoding MPAGPALWVHSKTLEALHDLVKLGMVRYIGASNHFAYQIARAQYLADFKGWTRFVSVQDQYNLLYREEEREMLPLCREEGIGFLPWSPLARGYLAGNRRGSEGRTTRGSSDTMSKALFGSETDEAVMSAVEVVAQAHGVRPSQVALAWTLHQEGVTAPIIGASKMNHLEEAVAAEALSLSAEELQELAAPYRPRSSTLS
- a CDS encoding IS6 family transposase; translated protein: MTDPKPYRHRFTMTIIQHAVWLYHRFPLSYRDVQELLHQRGIQVSHETIREWCIKFGPLFAEHLRHREPRRGSRWYLDEVCTKVDGVRHWLWRAVDEYGFVLDILLQRHRDTEAAKTFLIRLLGEYNVPEVIHTDQLQSYGAAIRQVPSLADVDHQEVISKARCNNIVEQEHRSTRRQERNQQGFRRRKRAQEFLSLHARITNLHHHSRTSVCAVVRTSNQKRAFQTWSTVAAGVA